In Candidatus Omnitrophota bacterium, the sequence GAGCATCTTGTCCGGTGCTATCATTTTTATATCAAAATCAAGATAATCAGCTTTTTCGTCCACAAAGCAGGTGAGGCCGACCCAATTGGAATAGGCGGAGAGCAGCCGGCAGGCCTGTTCGAGCATATATCTTTCTTCCGGCTCGCCGCCTGTCTTTGCCGCGCCGGAGCGTCCGAGCCCCGATATTTTCGCTCCGTTCATGATCTCGCCCCGTGTCAGTATGCTGTCTATGTAAAATTGAAGGCCCTTGGCGGTGGGGATCCTCCCTGAGGAATAAGATTCGTGGCTGAGGTAGCCCTCTTTTTCCAGCGCAGACAGCACATTCCGTATGGTTGCCGGTGACACACCCAGATTGTATTGCGCGTTCAAATGTTTTGAGCCCATGGGACGGCGGTGTATAATGAATTCCTTAACCAGTGAAAGCAGTATCTGCCTGTTCCTGGTTTCGCTGTCCATAAATTCTTTTTTCACGCTTTTCTTCATAATTAGCACCTCGATGGTCTAAGTGCTAATTTAACAAATACCGCAATATCCTGTCAAGAAACAAATCATCATATTTTAGGATAGCCTTTTTCAGAAATATCAGGCGGTATCCGTAGCGGGCCATATGAACGAGGAGTTTTACCCCGACTCCGAGTGAATTGGCAGCGAGCCGCACTCGCGAGCGGCCGTCTACGGATACCGCCTGATGTTTCCGGTTGAATGGTTGATTACATTGCATTTTTAATCTATAATCTGTTCAAAATTATACGGAGGCTGGATTTTGATGACACATGAAGAGCTGAGGAAATGTTTTCTGGATTATTTTACGGAGCAGGGGCACAATTTATATCCCTCCATGTCGCTCGTTCCGGATGACCCGACGCTTCTTTTCACCACCGCCGGCATGGTGCAGTTCAAGGATATGTTCCTGGGGCTCGTCCCCATGGTTCCCCCGAAAGCCGTATCAATTCAGAAGTGCGTCAGGACCTCTGACATAGAACAGGTCGGAAGGACCGCCCGGCACCTGACATTTTTTGAGATGCTGGGTAATTTTTCCGCGGGAGGATACTTTAAGGAAGAGGCCATACGGCTGGCATGGGAATTCTTTACGCGGGTTCTGCGCCTGGATGAGAAAAAGCTCTATGCCACCGTGCACCGCGATGATGAGGATGCTTATAAACTCTGGGGCAAATTTCTTCCCCCCTCAAAAATAGTGAAGCTCGGCAATGAGGATAATTTCTGGGAAATGGGAGATACCGGTCCTTGCGGTTACTGTTCCGAGATCATCTATGACCAGGGAGAATCCTTCTCCTGCGGTAAAAAAGATTGTGCCCCCGGATGCAGCTGTGACCGCTGGCTGGAGGTGTGGAATCTCGTTTTCACCGAGTTCGACAGGCAGAAAAGCGGGGAATTGAAAAAACTCAAACAAAAGAACATAGACACGGGCATGGGGCTTGAAAGACTTCTCACGGTTGTAAACGGCCTGAAATCAAATTATGAGACCGATCTAATAAAACCCATCATTGATTTTGTTTCATCTCACAGCGCCGCCCCAGAATCTGTTCATATCAGGCGCATTGCCGATCACGCGCGCTGTTCTGTTTTTATGATAGACGACGGAGTGTTGCCCTCCAACACGGGCAGGGGTTATATCCTCCGGCGTCTGATAAGAAGAGCGATGGTGTCCGCGCGTAAAATAAAATTGAAAAAGCCCTTATGCGAAGCCATCAATCCGGTCTTTGATATTTTTGCTAAAGTGTATCCTTCCCTCGCGCACAACGCTCCGCGTATAGCCATGGCGGTGAAAAGCGAGGAGGAAAGATTTGAAAAGGCCCTTGATACTGGCATGGGTATATTGGAGAGCCGCATGGAAGAGATCAGGGCGGCGAAGAGCATCCCCGGCGAGCTCTGTTTTGATCTTTACACCACCTATGGTTTTCCCATAGAACTCATCAGGGATATAGCCGCGTCTTATTCTTTTTCGGTGGGCGAGGATGTTTTTCAGAAACTCATTGAAGAGTCAAGGGAAAGATCCAGGGCATCCTGGACGGGTTCCTGCGACGCTTCCGACGCCCATCTTAAGGCCGTCGCTGCATCATCGGGCGAGACGCCTTTTGATGGCTATGATAATATTGAGATTGAGGCGCGAGTGCTGAAAATGGTGTCCGGCGGCAATGAGGTGCTGAGCGCCTCCGCGCAGGATGAGACGGTCGACACGAGCTCCGATCCTGATGAGGTGCTCGTTGTGCTGGACAAAACCCCTTTCTATGCCGTCTCGGGCGGTCAGGCCGCCGATGGCGGCACCCTGAAGAACGACGGCTTTCTCGCGCGCGTTACTGATGTGGTATGTGTCGGTAAAACCGTTTTGCACAGAATAAAAATAATCAAGGGAAGTCTTTCCGCGGGGGACAGTGTGCTGTCTTCGGTGGATGAGCCCCGCAGAAGAGCGGTGGAAAGGAATCACAGCGCGACGCATCTTCTTCAGGCCGCCTTACG encodes:
- the alaS gene encoding alanine--tRNA ligase, with translation MICSKLYGGWILMTHEELRKCFLDYFTEQGHNLYPSMSLVPDDPTLLFTTAGMVQFKDMFLGLVPMVPPKAVSIQKCVRTSDIEQVGRTARHLTFFEMLGNFSAGGYFKEEAIRLAWEFFTRVLRLDEKKLYATVHRDDEDAYKLWGKFLPPSKIVKLGNEDNFWEMGDTGPCGYCSEIIYDQGESFSCGKKDCAPGCSCDRWLEVWNLVFTEFDRQKSGELKKLKQKNIDTGMGLERLLTVVNGLKSNYETDLIKPIIDFVSSHSAAPESVHIRRIADHARCSVFMIDDGVLPSNTGRGYILRRLIRRAMVSARKIKLKKPLCEAINPVFDIFAKVYPSLAHNAPRIAMAVKSEEERFEKALDTGMGILESRMEEIRAAKSIPGELCFDLYTTYGFPIELIRDIAASYSFSVGEDVFQKLIEESRERSRASWTGSCDASDAHLKAVAASSGETPFDGYDNIEIEARVLKMVSGGNEVLSASAQDETVDTSSDPDEVLVVLDKTPFYAVSGGQAADGGTLKNDGFLARVTDVVCVGKTVLHRIKIIKGSLSAGDSVLSSVDEPRRRAVERNHSATHLLQAALRCVIGGEVQQAGSAVDENGLRFDFSISGKISPEEINEVQRIVNTAVMDDLPVYKTEHSMEDAKKFKALHFFDEKYGDVVRLVTMGSDDPDNAFSAEFCGGCHVSRTGQIGLFKITSNKALAQGIRRIEAVTGFGVMKDITAKEELLIAAAGKLKTPVNDIEKKIDKLLEEVKQKKKSEQAAGKTSCREIKGFKNIFVCRADKAAAVASAADEVVVRGNCLVFSYSIDGGKLAFVCKASDTFIEKGFSAEKLVSLFSERSGVRGGGSAKFVRGGGPVSGLDAAKIEKILEDSLARIQAE